The stretch of DNA tcggcagtgagccggtatgtctcgagggttgcgacccgagagcggggggagtgtgtgtgtgtgacttcctggatgccgtagcttaaggcggttggcctgatagcgagccggcatgattcgttggttgcgaccacggacgggggaagcactgagttgtgagcagaTAGTgttatgatgcgagtatattggctagagggagacctcgagggtcagtcggaggtgtgcgggctgttgcgacagtggcacgggaaaccttgactgatggtgtttagtccggtctggggacgtgcgggccgtgatgacggtggcacggaggtccttggcagatggacggtattgcgggattcggggacgaatccgtattggtgggggagaattgtaacatccgcgaaccagaatttgggattttggaaggagtgtcgatcgacaccctagtggcatcgatcgacaccactaatttctgggttcgaccggtttgatttaattgccgaattggttcggtttggttcaattaaaatccctaagtCGAGTTATAAGTGTCTTAGGacgaattttagggtttcagagtctcattttgtcgccgttgagtgaaaagaaagagagaaaagagagaaaaacgttttctgagatttctgggcttgttcttggtgattttggagagatctgaggctgtaggagggttagctgttgctggaatcgaaggggaagcttctggaggtgttgttttccacgtttctcaatccaaacttcttgttcttgaggtgagtgcttgaccatggttgatctaagcatgagatctctcttgtttgagtgttttccttgttgtttgtgttgttttgttgcttgggttcgttgtttgtgtgatttctagtgaattccgagatggATAGACTTGATTGGAGTCGATTTTGGGTTGATTGGAGTCGGAGTTCGTCGCTGggattcgcgcagatcgtgtctgcagaggaggcatcgatcgacactcaggagcatcggtcgacaccaatttgatgggcatcggtcgacactgtttggcatcggtcgacaccttgttgtagcatcgatcgacaccgtttggcatcggtcgacactagtcttatccgagacttgtttttctggtttgatgtattgttgtgtgttgtttgttttgcttgaacttgagggtctcatctgcttgtgtgtataacccagtagatgggaggatggcctcactaagtatttatgataatacttacgcatctcaattgttgtttgtggtgtgcaggtaaaggaaaagtgtgatcgtggaatcaagggctatgaggaggaggatgttctagagacttgattgattgtggtctagctgttgttaggttgctagattaagtcaaaggaacattgtaggatgttagttgttggttatctctttatttgattgatgttattggttattggatttgaatgttggaattcttttggtttaatggaatttgttttatttgattatctgcggttattgattgatgttaggatgttagtgggtatgggaccactagtaaattaaggtattaaaaaaaaaaaaaacgggaagggttgtttcaggATCCCACGAGACGTCAACGTTAGGGCGGATTGTCTGGCTCGGTCTTCAAGATGTTTAACTTCTGAATCTACTTTtataaactcttatcctcctgtttgggcaaccaatcttggagttctcttttaatttattaatgtttggttgaaaaaaaaaaacaagaccgTTCTTTTTTCTCACCCTCCTTGTCCTATTACACTTCTGTCTCCTGATCAAGAATTCTCACTGGACAACTTGATTAAAGAATAAGGCAATGTTGGGTATGCGATACATCAAAAAATTCATCAACAATTACCCACGATGATGGTGAACTATTAAAAAAGATCCATCTCTCCCATGACGGAACAATAGGATAAACTTATTTGGAACTATACTTTTTTCCGGTGGACTACACCGTAAAGTCTGGTTATTGGTTCTTAACACATGATCCCCATGTTATCATTCTGAATTCTATAACTCTCCATTGTTCGATAGatctcaaataaaagatatggCGACTTCAGTTGatgccaaaaataaaacatttttttttgtccatactCTCTCATGCACTTCCAACTATTACTCGTCTGAGAACAAGAGGTATGAGCATTGAGGCTTTGTATCCCCGATGTAgacaagaagatgaaaatatTCTTCATGCACTTTTCACATGTCCTTTCGCAAAAATGGTATGGCGTCTCTCAAATACCCTCTATTAAATGTCAACCAACTAGAACAAGATGCTGAAAGCAATCTATCAAACATAATCAACCAAACAATTCAACAAGTAGGCACTACATTTGATTCCCTACTTCCCTTTTGAAAACTATGTCATATTTGGAAGGCTAGAAATAACTCTGTTTTTAATGCTTATCGAGAGAGTGCTTCAAAAATGGTATTACTTCCAAGCACATAAACAAAGGAGTGAATAAATATTTCACTAAATCAAGAATCTCATGAAAGCAGACAGCCACCAACAACACCGTTTACTTAGATCCCACCCCCTTTTCCTATGAATAAATGCAATTTTGATACAGATTTTGAATTTGTCAACCATAAAGTTACGGGAGGATGGATCATAAGAGATCATCAAGGTCAAGAACTAGTATGCGGTGCAAAGATATTAACCGATGCAGAAAATCCATTGAAAGCTGAGTCAAAAGCATTATTATTGGTGCTTGAACAAACATGGATACAAGGATATGATTCAGTCATCTTTGGGGGAGATAGTGAATTATTTTGCAAACTAGTCAATGGTACTTTAAGAAATGCATCTCTGTCCAACCTAGTGCAGGATATCAAGTTTTGGACTTTAAAGTTCagtttgatttatttcaaattcataaaacgaaaatataatcatttaagTCACACTTAAGCAAAGTTTGGATATAAAGATCAAAAGTTCTATATTGAATCTAAAATAGTATATGAATGGCTATATACTGCCCTTTGTAATGAcattttctaaatcaatataTGTCACAACACAACCGTTGATTTATTCTTTACATATgattgttatgatttttttttttttttttgtaatttctgcATTTTTGTAAGTTATTGTATTAATATTTAGTATATTTACATTTCCAAGTTCGAACTACGTTTTTCGAAgacaaaagaaagtgaaaaaaaaaNaaaaaaaaaaaaaaaaaaacccgcgCCTCCCATGGTGAGACTGGCGCCAAAATCGAGGTTAAGAGAGAAAATTGCCGAAATCGCAATCagatagaaattgaaaaaaaaaaaaaaaccctagaaccAACCAAGAATCGACATCTCCGATGAAATCACGATCCTTAAAGTTCCGGGAAGCTCATAAAGTCGGCGGAAGCGCCGCCTTCTGCTCTATCCTGTGGGACCACAAAGCGGAACATTTCGTGACCTCATCTTCTTCGGATCCCTCAATTTCCGTCCACGACGGACTCTCGCCCTCAACTTTACCTCCGACGATTCTCCGACATCACCAAGACGGCGTCACCGCATTGGCTCTGAGCCACGACTCTACTTTCCTCGCCTCTGGATCTATCGATCATTGTGTGAAGCTCTACAAGTTCCCAAGTATTATTCAgatcattttcttctctttctcatcaGTTACATTTCAGTTTGTGTTGATAAGTTTTTCTGTGTAAAATCTTCTTAGTGACGTTTTGTTGCTTTAATTTTATTagttcctttgtttttttttttgccgccTTTAGGTGGGGAATTTCAGACGAACATAACCAGGTTTACGCTTCCGATTCGCGTGCTTGCATTTAATGGCTCAGGGAGTCTATTGGCAGCTGCTGGAGATGATGAAGGCATCAAACTTATCAACACATTTGATGGTTCTATTgttagagttttaaaagggcATAAAGGACCTGTGACTGGCTTAGATTTCCACCTTAATGGTGAGCTCTTGGCTTCGATTGACTCAACTGGTACTGTGTTATGCTGGGAACTCCAAAACGGAATCGTTTCGTTTATCCTTAAGGGTGTTGCGCCCGACACAGGTTTCAGCACTTCCATTGTGAATATTCTTAGATGGAGCCCCGATGGAAGAACCCTTGCCGTTCCTGGTTTGAGAAACGATGTGGTTATGTATGATAGATTCACTGGGGAGAAGCTATTTGCCTTAAGAGGTGATCATCTCGAGGCTATCTGCTATCTAACCTGGGCTCCTAATGGCAAGTATATAGCTACATCTGGTCTTGATAAGCAAGTGCTTCTCTGGGATGTTGATAAGAAGCAAGACATAGACAGACACAAATTCGAGGAGAGAATATCTTGTATGGCATGGAAACCCAACTGTAATGCTTTGTCTGTCATTGATGCCAGGGGAAAATATGGAATTTGGGAATCTTTAGTTCCATCATCCATGATATCTCCTACTGTGGGTATTCCAGACATACTACCAAAGAAGAGGAATGAAATTCATAATTTTGATGACGAAATTGAGGAAGAACTTCATGGTGCATCTGAAAGTTTAAATGATTCTTTGGTAGATAGTGATGATGGAGAATCTCATCATACTAGCAGGAAAAGACTGAGGAAGAAAACTTGTATTGACGATGATGGTGATGCATATGAGGAACTTAATGATGGGAGTAGCTTACCTTCGGCATCTGAATTCAGGAAAAAGTCACATCGAGTACATAGAGAAAAGCAGTATGCAGGAAGTGGGGCTTTTAAAAGCACTGCAGCATCAACCAAGTACAAAATGCAAAGTTCCTTTCAACCTGGTACTACACCACTGGAACCAGGAAAACGGACATTCTTGTGTTACAATATGTTGGGATGCATAACTACAATTGAACATGAGGGGAACTCCCGTATTGAGGTACTTGAGGCGTACATTTCTTACGTTTCTAACttgatattttccttttaaaagtttttcaaaaagaTAGAGTCATACACTTGTANCCTACTGTGGGTATTCCAGACATACTACCAAAGAAGAGGAATGAAATTCATAATTTTGATGACGAAATTGAGGAAGAACTTCATGGTGCATCTGAAAGTTTAAATGATTCTTTGGTAGATAGTGATGATGGAGAATCTCATCATACTAGCAGGAAAAGACTGAGGAAGAAAACTTGTATTGACGATGATGGTGATGCATATGAGGAACTTAATGATGGGAGTAGCTTACCTTCGGCATCTGAATTCAGGAAAAAGTCACATCGAGTACATAGAGAAAAGCAGTATGCAGGAAGTGGGGCTTTTAAAAGCACTGCAGCATCAACCAAGTACAAAATGCAAAGTTCCTTTCAACCTGGTACTACACCACTGGAACCAGGAAAACGGACATTCTTGTGTTACAATATGTTGGGATGCATAACTACAATTGAACATGAGGGGAACTCCCGTATTGAGGTACTTGAGGCGTACATTTCTTACGTTTCTAACttgatattttccttttaaaagtttttcaaaaagaTAGAGTCATACACTTGTATCTTTTgtgtaatttttagtttttcttttgcttgCACTTGAAATGCAGACAGATTTTCATGATACTGGAAGAGGTCCACGAGTTTCATCAATGATTGACATTTACGGCTTCACCATGGCATCAATAAATGAAAGTGGATGCGTCTTTGCAAATCCCTGCAAGGGAGAAAAGAACATGAGTGTTCTGATGTATCGACCATTTAGAAGCTGGGCCAGTAATAGTGAGGTTAGACGATCATTACGTACACAGTATTGAGCAAAAATAACGGACCAGGATAGGAAAATATATGACCTGGTTACTTGTTGATTGTTTCATCCAGTGGACGATGAGGTTTGAAGGTGAAGAGGTGAAGGTTGTTGCTAATGGTGCTGGTTGGGTTGCTGCAGTTACAAGCCTCAATTTGCTTCGCATATTTAGCGAGGGTGGTTTACAGGTTTCTTCTTTTGCACTTCTTTATCTTGTGTTATAGTTCATGCAAGATAGGCTAAACAGCCGACTGCTCATAGTTTGCCATTAAGTGTTGTAATGGTTTTTTGTTTAACTTGCTCTTGTGAGGTTTGCCTCTGTTTTGCTCTCCTTGGAGTATCCACAGATGAAAAGTTTCTATTGGCGCAACTATGTAGTTAGCATGAGAATCTACAGCTCTTGTAAAACACTGAACTAATTGAAACAAAACGCTTGTAAAAAACAGAATTTAACAGCAAACGGGAATATCGGATATAATCGGTGTATTTTGACATGAACAGATTTCAATTTTAAACAGAACGCTAGTGTGTAATATGTTCTGTAGTATTGAAATACTTTGTTTATTTGATCTGATAATTTATGGTCATTTCTTGCAGAAACACATTCTTTCCCTTGATGGGCCTGTAGTCACTGCTGTAGGACGCAAGGATCATCTTGCTGTGATAACTCATGTTTCAGATTGTCTTCCTTCCAATGAACAGGTAGGTACCATTTCTCACTGGTTCGTCGCTTAGATTAAACTTGGAGTCACTTGGCCTTTCCTAGATAGTAAATAGTGGAAAAGGGGACATCATCTAGACGTGTTGATACCGATACAAAGCTTCTTAAACTCCATCACATGGCTCCAACAAGGAAAAATGATTCATGACATTGAGAGAAAGAGGCATTGAATCCTCATGGACTAACAGTGAACAGTGATCTTTATCTTAAACCAAGTAATAATCTAATATAGGTTTATCATTGGGATaggcttttttggtttttgctgtGGTTTCACTCTACAAAAATTCAGTTAATACTATATGTATAAAATACTTGAGGAAAGTTTCATACAAGCACATGTTAGTATCATCCTGTCATATAACATATTTCAAGATGATCGCACTAGATCCAAACGGCAACAAATATTCAGTCAGGTTATTATCTACCATACATTCTCGCCTCATCCTTGTTTCAACAATTTCCAGGTGATGGAATTTAGAGTCTTAAACATATCAAAAATGACTGAGGAGTTGAAAGGCCGTGTTGCGTTAACCCCTGGCTCACGTTTAACATGGATAGGATTCAGTGACGAAGGTTCTTTGAGCTCATATGATTCCAAGGTGCGCTTTCTTGCATCTCTGCTCACTCATGTGCTATTGCTTTGGGGCTCATTGCATACAACACgcactacaacaaaaaaaatgtttcataCAGGGCGTGTTGAGAGTTTTTACAAGTCAATATGGTGGCTCATGGATCCCAGTCTTCAGGTTTCTTGCCTTAGCTATCTACAATTTCCAAGAAGGTTCCTTATGTTTATTCAAGATGTTTGTTCTTACTGAACTCATTGTAATTGCACTACCagtaaagagaagaaacaagaagaaaactatTGGGTCGTTGGCTTGAATACAACCAGTGTGTACTGTATAGCTTGTAAACACCCTGAGATTTTCCCACAGGTAGTATATTATTGTTCTCGATGCTAAGGTGTTtaatattttcagaaaaaataGGCTGCCTCACTACTATTCTTCCTGCTGTTTCATTTTCAGGTGACACCAAAACCAATCTTGACCATACTAGACCTTTCTCTCCCGCTTGCATCCTCAGATTTAGGAGCAGCATCTCTAGAAAATGAGTTAATGCTAAAGCAGCTGCGTTTATACGAGGTTTTCCTCTCTACGTGTTACACCATTTTTATCTGCTGTTATTTCTCCTTTTTCTGGTCAAGTTTTGTTAAGCAGTATGATCTGTGTCCCCGAAGTTTTAGCTACCGAAATGTGTGGGAATTAGTTAGTTGTTTTGGGTAAGCAACATGGATATGTATATCAGGAGAATCTCTGTTGTTGTGCAACCTTTGTTTCCATACGTTAATGTGTGGCCAAACTAGAGACAGAACATCACAAAATCTACTGAAACTAGTATCAATATCGATGTATTTGACCAATACCAATACCTTCCTAATCTCAGACTCAACAAAGAGTGGACGATATGGCTTCGACCGGGGTGGATACCACAGCACTTGAAGATGAAGCTTTCGACATGGAAGTTTCTCAAGATAAATGCATACTAAGGCTCATCAGCTCGTGCTGTAGTAGTAAGTTAACTATTTATGTGTCACACATGCGTGTGAACTCAGATTCTAAGACCATTATTATCCAGTTTTTAACAACAAGATTCTTTACATTCTTTCAGGTGATAGTTTTGTAAGGGCCAGTGAACTTATGAGGCTTTTAACTCTAGAAAAATCAATGAGAGCAGCAATTACACTGGTTACAAAACTCAAGCTTCCTTTTTTGGCAGAAAAGTTTTGCAGCATACTTGAGGTACTCTAGAAGAACTTTCATTTCCTGTATATTGCACAAAGTAGAAGAAGATCAGATACATATACAGACCACCATTTCTTTTCTTATGTAGTGCTAACTTCTGGTTCTTAACTAACAGGAAAGGTTGCTTGAAGAAGCTAACGAGGCGATAACAAATCCTTCGCAGAATCCAAACAAAGAAGTAGTTACAAGAGTTGAATCCAAGGTTCAGAATCCTCCAGCTTCGGTCCAGACTAGTGAAAACACAGAGGCAGTTATGAAATCTTCTGCAACTAAGCTGTCTGCTACTACACTTGTAAGGAAAGCAAAAGTTTCAGAAGGTCTTAAGCTAGGGAAAGAACAAACGAAGAAAGACGAAACTGAAGATGCGAAGATAAAAGAGATCAAgaaattgaatttaataaaGATTCCGGTGAACAATGTTAACAAAGAAGACAAGGGACTGAGAAAGGAAGTGAATCAAGAAGAAGCTCGACGTTCTTCAAACCCGTTCCTGAAATCAACTGTTTGATGATCTTATTTGGAGGTTGTTTTGATtaaaaagagtatgatgaatACATctgtttcacttttttttttattatgatccTACAACTGAATAATTACAAAAACTTATGATACAGGATTAGTTAAAGAATCATTATCAAAGGTATGGTGAAACAGACTTGAACTGTAGAAATTCTGCAATCAGCCACCTGTTGAAGCTTTCTTATTCTTCATGATCATATGGAAGGATTTGGCTTTGTCTTCCTCCACGATTTCTCTATGAACATTGTCCTCAATCTTCTCAGCTTCCTCCACACATTCTTTCCATGTCGTCTTCCTGTATTTGTCTTCCTAAGTGTTCCTTTGGACAAGAGCTGCTTAACGTACACCACTCACAAAGGATCTGTGGAAACTTCCCATTGCTTCATCCACGCTCAAGATACCGTATCACATACCACCGTCGAGGTGCCCAAATCCAATCCTAGTCTTAAAGAGTTTCTAATTAGGTTTTTGGTGCTTTTCCTTTTTACATTCGGATGTATCGTGGCCTATATAACGGTTTAATAGTACGCTTTACCAAATATATTGATACGTTTAGGATGAAGAACTTAGAGTAAAGCCAAGGACAAAGACAAATACTCTTTTATTATAAGACAAAAGTGTAACAAGTTGAGAGAAATGTTTGGAGTCTATCCCCTCCCCTTACAAAAGTGATATGATATTGGATAACATCCCTCTTGCCCAACTTGCCATTTAAGTACTACTACTGAACCCTACTGATCCCTTGTGATGTGATCGTGGGAACGGAGCCTGGCTAAGACAACCGAGACGCAAGAGGCAGCCCCGAGACGCCGGACCAAGAAGCACCAGACACGGACAAATCGCCTACTTCGAACGCGGCCAAGGCATCGATAGCTTTCCCCGGAGTCATAGCGAGCTCAAGGAGCCCCGACCAAGACGGCCAAGACGACCAAGAGACACCaaacaaattctaaattatgtataaaatttatttttgggtttcaatcttataaatgattcatgGGTAAGAAACGATTCTAGGTTATGTTAGATTGTGGGATTTTTAtgtgttctcaaaattctcttatcagttcataaatttttggctcaaagtttcaattttggGTTTCCATTTCTACTTAGTTTCTGAcctttaatcttatataatctaatggtaGGATGTTTTccgtaagtaatttgataattacttCTTCATTTATTCCTCATTAGATCTTACCAATTCTTTTTCCTTCAAAGTAGAATTCATTCCGTTTTCCgtaaaattagaattcaatccctaattactttcacaaattttcagtcattattatttaatttaagtcattaggttcctatgaaaaattatattatttttatatatctttccaaatttaaataggtattcttgaataacttttagatttttattcaGATTATCATGTTTATTGTTCGCATTAatactacaaagaaaaaaattatgtgaaaatgtttgacaaatttatttattcattagagtgtttatgtatgaCTTTTCTACTCTCTATGGGCCGGTCTGACAATTTTCAATGCCATAcgccaatgtttttttttaaaacccttttcattattgtaagtaaaattattaaaatagtaatataaaaaagtattttcatTCTTTCCATATTGTAGTTCGTTTTGGTTGCTGgcatttttctttgtctttttaatgttttcaggttcatttaaacatttatacgaaaataaatattatatttcctaataactcattattgttttaaaacttttcgaATATGTAAACTTTTTTATAAGAGTTTCCAATTTGTTTTCCTAAATTAACATTTACAATACATCTCAGTAACAACaagtttaattaacattaatccAATGCTCATTCACCGACAATTCAAACGATGAAATATGTGTTTACAtaaacctaataaaatttcatccGTAAATTGGATATCTAcatgaataatatattgttttcttgtataaaacttgaacttctaattttttttgaacttataaaaataatctaataataactgaacttataatttttttttcttacataaaaGACCTAAACTTTTGGCCTAAAATATACCCAAGAAAAATTGATGTCATTATCCTTGGTTTCACTTGCTTGGCCTATGGGTCGGGCCttgaaccatgttttatttttacttcaggttgttgtgtttgttggttgtgttaatattacaacatatgaaaaaaaagaacatttatttttatagagattatttctttttatagagATTACATGCGGAACTAGTGGAAAagtacaaacaaaagaaaactctcTCAGACCCGAATATCGAGGCACTCCCACCACCTTCCTTTTCCGGCGCCAGCGGTGCTTtagctcgccggcgtcgggagaTCCTTCAACTCTACCACTCCCGattctgttttttcttgtataattttctttgcATGTCTTTTTCCCCCACTTTTTTTAAGCTTTTATCAAGTCTATATAACCCTCTTGAAAACCCAACAACTGGATCGCTCAGCACTCACTACATGGAGATGGTTTCCGGCAAGCCTCATCATCTTTCATATGTGTCCAGATTCCATGGCATCAAGATTGAAAATCCACGGTTGCATACAAATCTCGATGCGGATCTCCATGCTCCCTTGAGAACTCTTTCCCGGTTTCGTTGAAGGCAGAAGAGATCATTCCTGGACCTTCAGATGCGCCTTGCCGAGAAGAGACGCCGATGGCACACGGCAACTCCAGGGTCAAGATTTTCCGTTCAAGCTGGATATCTGCTCTAACCAAACACCACCATCGGAGCTTGTCAACAAACCCGCTGCATCCGGAGACTCACCACTCATCGCAAATCCTATCGATCTCTCCGACCAGCCGCCGCAGCGCTCTAACCAGGTTTTGGCCAACGACAGAAACCCTAGGTTTTCTCTTGATGGACCCAAAAATTGTCATCGGCCCATTAACAATGTCCAAGCCCATTAAACCCAGGTCCAAAATTTCTGAACTCTTactaaaccaaatatcaaaGATGTTTCGATATTATGTTTGTAAGGGCTGTGAGATACCTTTCTCAACTGTTATCGACATCCATGATTGGGTCTTGGTTTATCCGTGTCAAAACCTGGGTAAAAGCAATTCCTCGACGAATTCTTCTCATCTCAGCTCAAGGCTTTTGGGAATCTTGTTACTAGCTTCTAGCCTCACCAAGGGGTTGAGGAAGAACGGCATTATGACTCCGGTTCCAAGGAACGGTGGTTACCGACACTTCCTCAATCTCCTATCCCCATACCCCATGATCAACGAACCATATCATGTTCAATCTATCAATTTCAGGGACAAATTAGTTGTTGCTCCATCTCTAAACCCATGTAAAACCATGTACGCTACATTTTTCCAGTTATTGACGCCAAATTTTAGCCAATGGTGTGATCAAGATTACAAACTCTATGGATTCCATCTGAGAAGTAATTCACCATTGTTGCTTTGGCTTTGCTTTAACTCCCTGAGAACCCTGGAATTAGTATCCATGTTGGCTTCGATTTATGAACACTCCTGCTCAATCTTCAAGCATCAAGCCATATTCAGCCTCGCTCCAAACCTTGTCAATCTACTACTTCGTGTAGATCTTCTCAAGCCGGCGAGAAGCACATATTTGACCTTTTTGTTAAAGCCAAATCGTCTCATGAAAATGGTTATCCCATCATCCATTGACTTGTTCATGGAAGAAGGATCGACAATTCTTGATCTCTCATGTACCGAAACTCTCCCAATATTTTGGTTCAAAGCTCTGAAGAAGTTATTGCTGATCAACTTTATCTACTTATGTTTCTATATTgttttggcattggggaatgctcTATCTTTATGTATTCTACACTATGCTTGTATGAACCGTTTATCTTCTGATTAATGAATGAATAcaagtgtttgacaaaaaaaaaaaatgaaaaaaagaactatcataatttaatatgttgaacatgttaggttttgttcctttcttatattttagaatctctattttttctttttttcttttgggcatTCATGTGGTAAAGTAGGctaaaacttcttcttattggATGATGTATATGAGTCTCTCCATTGTAAATATAGTTTCTTATTAGTCttcatctttaagaaaaaaacgtattttaaattattataagaaaCGAAAATTGTATGTTACTATGATATGCTTAAAAACCATGTTGTTAAGcttgtgatgt from Camelina sativa cultivar DH55 chromosome 9, Cs, whole genome shotgun sequence encodes:
- the LOC104710833 gene encoding WD repeat and HMG-box DNA-binding protein 1-like; translated protein: MKSRSLKFREAHKVGGSAAFCSILWDHKAEHFVTSSSSDPSISVHDGLSPSTLPPTILRHHQDGVTALALSHDSTFLASGSIDHCVKLYKFPSGEFQTNITRFTLPIRVLAFNGSGSLLAAAGDDEGIKLINTFDGSIVRVLKGHKGPVTGLDFHLNGELLASIDSTGTVLCWELQNGIVSFILKGVAPDTGFSTSIVNILRWSPDGRTLAVPGLRNDVVMYDRFTGEKLFALRGDHLEAICYLTWAPNGKYIATSGLDKQVLLWDVDKKQDIDRHKFEERISCMAWKPNCNALSVIDARGKYGIWESLVPSSMISPTVGIPDILPKKRNEIHNFDDEIEEELHGASESLNDSLVDSDDGESHHTSRKRLRKKTCIDDDGDAYEELNDGSSLPSASEFRKKSHRVHREKQYAGSGAFKSTAASTKYKMQSSFQPGTTPLEPGKRTFLCYNMLGCITTIEHEGNSRIETDFHDTGRGPRVSSMIDIYGFTMASINESGCVFANPCKGEKNMSVLMYRPFRSWASNSEWTMRFEGEEVKVVANGAGWVAAVTSLNLLRIFSEGGLQKHILSLDGPVVTAVGRKDHLAVITHVSDCLPSNEQVMEFRVLNISKMTEELKGRVALTPGSRLTWIGFSDEGSLSSYDSKGVLRVFTSQYGGSWIPVFSKEKKQEENYWVVGLNTTSVYCIACKHPEIFPQVTPKPILTILDLSLPLASSDLGAASLENELMLKQLRLYETQQRVDDMASTGVDTTALEDEAFDMEVSQDKCILRLISSCCSSDSFVRASELMRLLTLEKSMRAAITLVTKLKLPFLAEKFCSILEERLLEEANEAITNPSQNPNKEVVTRVESKVQNPPASVQTSENTEAVMKSSATKLSATTLVRKAKVSEGLKLGKEQTKKDETEDAKIKEIKKLNLIKIPVNNVNKEDKGLRKEVNQEEARRSSNPFLKSTV